A single genomic interval of Peribacillus sp. FSL H8-0477 harbors:
- a CDS encoding RNA 2'-phosphotransferase: MSKHDKLSVFISLILRHSPQTINMKLDESGYANVDQLIQGINNSGRYIDLAILQEIVDQDKKKRYSFNDTKTLIRANQGHSVHVNVPLRTVTPPTYLFHGTAIHSLQSILTHGIKKMDRLYVHLSDTTETAFQVGKRHGKVVILKIDALRMHEDGYLFLVSENDVWLTDYIPVQYINNLSDLMEEKLL, translated from the coding sequence ATGAGTAAACATGATAAGTTGAGTGTGTTTATCAGTTTGATTTTAAGACACAGCCCACAAACGATAAATATGAAACTAGATGAATCTGGGTATGCAAACGTAGATCAATTAATTCAAGGTATCAACAATAGCGGACGGTACATTGATTTAGCTATTCTTCAAGAAATAGTCGATCAGGATAAAAAGAAGAGATATAGTTTTAATGATACAAAAACGTTAATCAGGGCAAACCAAGGACATTCGGTACATGTAAATGTCCCTTTGAGGACAGTAACCCCGCCGACATATCTGTTTCACGGTACAGCGATACACTCTCTTCAAAGCATACTTACGCATGGTATTAAGAAAATGGATAGGTTATATGTTCATCTTTCGGATACTACAGAAACTGCCTTTCAAGTTGGAAAGAGACATGGGAAAGTGGTTATTTTAAAAATTGATGCTTTGAGGATGCATGAAGATGGCTATCTCTTTTTAGTGTCTGAAAATGACGTCTGGCTTACCGATTATATCCCTGTTCAATACATAAATAATTTAAGCGATCTAATGGAGGAGAAGCTACTATGA
- a CDS encoding VOC family protein: MMFEMTIQLRVTDFEQGQKWYETLLNRRPDFMPHEGFAEWEVIPGCWLQVAEGIPSEGSGPVRLAVNNLEAEQERIMKELNVDHFEIYARDEVPVRWGTFSDPWGNQLGFFEYVDKNEENEVIQKVWGNQSAF; this comes from the coding sequence CTGATGTTTGAAATGACCATTCAATTACGTGTGACAGATTTTGAGCAAGGTCAAAAATGGTATGAAACGTTATTAAATAGAAGACCTGACTTTATGCCGCATGAAGGGTTTGCCGAATGGGAAGTGATTCCTGGCTGTTGGCTTCAAGTTGCGGAAGGAATTCCTTCAGAAGGAAGCGGGCCGGTGCGGTTAGCCGTAAACAATTTGGAAGCGGAACAAGAACGAATAATGAAGGAACTGAATGTAGATCATTTCGAAATATACGCTCGTGACGAAGTGCCCGTTAGGTGGGGAACGTTTTCTGATCCATGGGGCAACCAACTTGGCTTCTTTGAATACGTGGATAAGAATGAAGAAAATGAAGTGATTCAGAAGGTGTGGGGGAACCAATCGGCTTTTTAA
- a CDS encoding uridine kinase family protein, protein MTISIRDLYQDILIQTAGQETVLIAIDGGGGAGKSTLAQKLKEVDAENVSIIHMDDFYKPSEQRKHVSESEIGGNWDCERVKAQVLVPLSTNQPTIYQRYDWVEDKLAEFHDVPSGHVVIVEGCYSLLFSLRPFYQFKIWVQSPREVRLSRGIDRDGEEQRHLWENLWMPAEERYIKAQNPMEAANLIIDGTGKTSVIENYEVTVLKKNDDALDV, encoded by the coding sequence GTGACTATTTCGATCAGGGACTTATATCAGGACATTCTGATTCAGACAGCTGGACAAGAGACGGTTTTGATTGCCATTGATGGAGGCGGAGGGGCTGGAAAAAGCACGTTAGCACAGAAATTAAAAGAAGTAGATGCAGAAAACGTGTCCATTATTCATATGGATGATTTCTATAAACCTTCCGAGCAGAGAAAACATGTCTCGGAGAGTGAGATTGGCGGCAATTGGGATTGTGAACGAGTTAAGGCGCAAGTACTAGTCCCGTTAAGCACCAATCAACCTACAATTTATCAGCGCTACGACTGGGTTGAGGATAAACTAGCAGAATTTCATGATGTCCCTAGTGGTCATGTCGTGATTGTCGAAGGATGTTATTCCTTACTGTTTTCCTTACGGCCTTTTTATCAATTCAAAATATGGGTTCAGAGTCCGAGAGAAGTTAGATTGTCTAGAGGAATTGACCGCGATGGGGAAGAACAGCGGCACTTATGGGAAAATCTATGGATGCCTGCAGAGGAACGGTATATAAAAGCCCAAAATCCAATGGAAGCAGCCAATCTGATTATTGATGGTACGGGGAAAACCAGTGTAATAGAAAATTATGAGGTTACTGTTTTAAAAAAGAATGATGATGCACTAGATGTCTAA
- a CDS encoding DHA2 family efflux MFS transporter permease subunit: MTKQIKTGPIMMALLVAGFVGLFSETAINIALGDLSQIFSVGTTTIQWLATGYFLTLAILIPVTGILMQKFTTRQMFLSSIILTLFGTILAAAAPSFGVLLAGRILQAAGLAINLPLTQNVIFTIFPPNKRGAAMGIMGLVMLAGPALGPTIAGLILDTLSWNWIFWVQVPFLLFSMIAGMIYLPNVNEIRKVSIDLLSVILSTVGFGGIVYGFSVSGEVGWTSTTVLGAIIIGILAIILFCLRQVKMETPMLNLRPFKYPLFIIGVCMSFITFFNMLSMLVILPMYMQVALVIMAFTTGLVLLPGSLLNCILAPVIGKLFDKYGPKAVITPGTILVVISYGIYSTFGTETAVWMVVVTHLVMMLGIGAVLAATQTNTLNSLPKQYYPDGIAITQTIQQVAGAIGIAVMVSLLASKQNSYLANVADHLPEATASGSSFVFKLGLGLAIINFILSLFMKKPHDVKLKS, translated from the coding sequence ATGACTAAACAGATCAAAACTGGTCCAATTATGATGGCCCTTTTAGTAGCTGGCTTTGTTGGACTTTTTAGTGAAACAGCTATAAATATTGCGTTAGGAGACTTAAGTCAAATATTCAGTGTAGGTACAACCACCATTCAGTGGTTAGCTACGGGGTACTTTTTAACGTTAGCGATTCTAATTCCGGTAACGGGAATCTTGATGCAGAAATTTACTACTCGTCAAATGTTTTTGTCGTCGATTATACTGACCCTTTTCGGGACTATACTAGCTGCAGCTGCACCTTCTTTTGGTGTGCTGTTAGCCGGACGTATTTTACAAGCAGCAGGATTAGCGATTAACTTGCCGCTGACTCAAAATGTTATTTTCACCATCTTCCCGCCTAATAAACGTGGTGCGGCTATGGGGATTATGGGGCTAGTTATGCTTGCTGGACCAGCACTTGGACCCACTATTGCAGGCCTTATTTTAGATACATTATCGTGGAATTGGATTTTCTGGGTTCAAGTACCTTTCTTATTATTTTCTATGATTGCGGGAATGATCTATCTGCCGAATGTGAATGAAATACGTAAAGTTTCCATTGATCTATTGTCGGTTATCCTTTCAACGGTCGGGTTTGGTGGAATTGTTTACGGATTCAGTGTATCCGGTGAAGTCGGCTGGACAAGTACAACAGTTCTTGGAGCAATCATAATCGGTATTCTTGCCATTATTTTATTCTGTCTTCGTCAAGTAAAAATGGAAACACCAATGCTGAATTTACGACCCTTTAAATACCCATTGTTCATTATTGGCGTATGTATGAGTTTTATTACGTTCTTTAATATGTTGTCAATGCTGGTGATTTTACCTATGTATATGCAAGTGGCTTTAGTGATTATGGCCTTTACAACAGGTCTCGTTCTCCTGCCAGGCAGCTTACTTAATTGCATATTAGCACCGGTCATTGGGAAATTATTCGACAAATATGGTCCCAAAGCCGTCATTACGCCTGGAACTATTTTAGTCGTCATAAGTTATGGGATTTATTCCACATTTGGTACAGAAACAGCTGTATGGATGGTGGTGGTTACTCATCTAGTTATGATGTTAGGTATAGGGGCAGTGCTTGCCGCTACACAAACGAACACGCTGAACTCTCTGCCAAAACAGTATTACCCAGATGGAATCGCAATTACACAAACAATTCAACAAGTTGCAGGCGCAATTGGTATTGCTGTAATGGTTTCTCTACTAGCTTCGAAACAAAACAGTTACTTAGCGAATGTTGCTGATCATCTGCCTGAAGCAACAGCATCAGGATCATCATTCGTGTTTAAACTTGGATTAGGATTAGCAATTATAAACTTTATCTTATCTTTATTTATGAAAAAGCCACATGATGTAAAACTAAAATCGTAA
- a CDS encoding DUF2798 domain-containing protein produces the protein MEQEARLPRNGKEGAIYGGIICFLTATFMSTLSIVLAVGEFNGEAALMIIKILPIMWIIAMIIEPLLVGRIAEKMVAKFTAPTDSFNAKILFRIVFTVFGMSFFMTLIGGIIGNGGFSSHTISDWLATWPRNFLIVLLAETLIIQPIARFAMVKMHASQAKKEEFAAAASK, from the coding sequence ATGGAACAAGAAGCAAGATTACCAAGAAACGGCAAGGAAGGCGCAATATACGGAGGAATCATTTGTTTCCTTACTGCAACCTTTATGTCAACATTGAGTATCGTACTAGCCGTTGGAGAATTTAATGGCGAAGCTGCATTAATGATTATTAAAATATTGCCGATTATGTGGATTATTGCCATGATTATTGAACCACTTCTTGTCGGTCGCATTGCAGAAAAAATGGTAGCAAAATTTACAGCACCAACTGATAGCTTTAACGCAAAGATTTTATTCCGTATCGTCTTCACTGTATTCGGAATGTCATTTTTCATGACTCTTATTGGCGGGATCATAGGAAACGGTGGATTTAGCTCACATACCATCAGTGACTGGTTGGCGACTTGGCCTAGAAACTTCTTAATCGTTCTTCTAGCTGAGACCTTAATCATTCAGCCAATCGCACGTTTTGCAATGGTCAAAATGCATGCTAGTCAAGCTAAAAAAGAAGAATTTGCAGCTGCAGCAAGTAAATAA
- a CDS encoding phosphotransferase family protein — translation MLPISIDEIPDEIKNYLSTIHSIRFPTQGYTSDVGIIESNKGCFALKRAKGEQFTRWLHRERMVLNGLAQTSLPIPTVILFIELTAQKESWLLIDFLEGETLRMALSKEKNKEKREEMIFNFGKLLYQIHATPCPEELKYEKSWLEEMLIQAAFNLEYYQVDGTQDILKYIKTTIPPDVKPTLIHGDFTIDNVLVCNGMVTGVIDWSGGAHGDPRYDLSLAIRPKPNAFESERDKQIFFEGYRGKMIDHDVYDYFVNGLYEFF, via the coding sequence TTGTTACCGATATCTATCGACGAAATTCCGGATGAAATAAAAAACTATCTTTCTACCATTCATTCAATTAGGTTTCCTACACAAGGATATACTTCAGATGTAGGAATAATTGAAAGCAACAAAGGATGTTTTGCATTAAAAAGGGCAAAAGGAGAACAATTTACGAGATGGTTACACAGAGAACGAATGGTTCTAAACGGTTTGGCTCAAACATCACTGCCTATTCCAACCGTGATCCTATTCATTGAACTAACAGCACAGAAAGAATCTTGGTTACTGATTGACTTTTTAGAGGGAGAAACGCTCAGAATGGCTTTATCCAAGGAGAAAAATAAAGAGAAACGGGAAGAAATGATTTTTAACTTTGGTAAGCTTTTGTATCAGATTCATGCCACGCCTTGTCCAGAAGAACTAAAATATGAAAAATCCTGGTTAGAAGAAATGTTAATCCAAGCAGCATTTAATTTGGAATATTACCAGGTAGACGGAACACAGGATATACTTAAATACATAAAGACTACGATACCACCTGACGTTAAACCAACGCTTATACACGGAGATTTTACGATTGATAATGTCTTAGTCTGTAATGGAATGGTGACAGGCGTTATCGATTGGAGCGGCGGTGCTCATGGAGATCCAAGATATGATCTATCTTTAGCCATTCGTCCTAAGCCAAACGCTTTTGAAAGTGAAAGAGATAAACAGATTTTTTTTGAGGGTTACCGAGGGAAAATGATTGATCATGATGTCTATGATTATTTTGTAAATGGGTTATATGAATTTTTTTAA
- a CDS encoding GNAT family N-acetyltransferase yields the protein MQIRLAEIRDIDQLIQMRWDFTLEDFEINTFKRNDYQSFVVECRQFLESAISSNNWFIWVAEEEEKIVSHIYLELIHKVPRPGRITHPFVYMTNVYTSKDARNKGIGSKLITTINEWVKKEHYEFIIVWPSEESTGYYQKNGYIQCKEPMEFFPELI from the coding sequence ATGCAGATTAGATTAGCTGAAATAAGGGATATTGATCAATTAATCCAAATGAGATGGGACTTTACTCTTGAAGACTTTGAAATCAATACATTTAAGAGAAACGATTACCAATCATTTGTCGTGGAATGCCGACAATTCTTAGAAAGTGCAATCAGCAGTAACAACTGGTTTATTTGGGTCGCTGAGGAAGAAGAAAAAATTGTCTCACATATCTATTTAGAATTGATACATAAAGTGCCACGGCCGGGCAGGATCACACATCCGTTTGTTTATATGACGAATGTGTATACAAGTAAAGACGCCAGAAACAAGGGGATCGGGAGTAAGTTAATCACGACGATCAATGAATGGGTGAAAAAAGAACACTATGAATTTATTATCGTTTGGCCTAGTGAAGAAAGCACTGGTTATTATCAGAAAAATGGATATATTCAGTGTAAAGAGCCAATGGAGTTCTTTCCCGAACTAATATGA
- a CDS encoding NUDIX hydrolase gives MLDWAKRLQAIAQNGLAYSKDVYDKERFEAIRKISMEMMSEQSGVDMEQIKDLFANETGYATPKVDIRAIVFQNQKLLMVREKHDGKWSLPGGWADIGLSPKEVAVKEVKEETGFDVKALKLLGVLDKKCHPHPPSASHIYKLFIQCEIIGGQPTVGVETDAVAFFPEHLLPPLSTPRNTKSQIEMVFTYLKNPNEPIYLD, from the coding sequence ATGCTGGATTGGGCAAAGAGACTGCAAGCAATTGCACAGAATGGGTTGGCTTATTCAAAGGATGTTTATGATAAGGAACGGTTTGAAGCGATTCGAAAAATTAGTATGGAAATGATGTCTGAACAAAGTGGTGTTGACATGGAGCAAATAAAAGATCTATTTGCTAACGAGACAGGATATGCTACACCAAAAGTTGATATCAGAGCCATTGTTTTTCAAAATCAAAAATTACTAATGGTGAGAGAAAAACACGATGGAAAATGGTCATTACCCGGCGGCTGGGCAGACATTGGATTGAGTCCAAAAGAAGTAGCCGTTAAAGAAGTAAAGGAAGAAACAGGATTTGATGTTAAAGCTCTCAAGTTGTTAGGGGTACTTGATAAAAAGTGCCATCCGCATCCACCATCCGCTTCTCATATTTATAAACTGTTTATTCAATGTGAAATTATTGGCGGTCAACCCACTGTTGGTGTCGAGACAGATGCTGTAGCCTTTTTCCCTGAGCATTTATTGCCGCCGTTATCAACGCCTAGGAATACGAAATCACAAATTGAAATGGTTTTTACGTATTTAAAAAATCCGAATGAACCGATTTATTTGGATTAA
- a CDS encoding VOC family protein, whose protein sequence is MDTVFLEVNYLDYSINWYKEVLGLTLRWNRNGYAAFTAGETS, encoded by the coding sequence ATTGATACAGTATTTTTAGAAGTGAATTATTTAGACTACTCCATTAACTGGTATAAAGAAGTATTAGGATTAACTTTGAGATGGAATCGTAATGGGTACGCAGCATTCACTGCAGGAGAAACCTCCTAA
- a CDS encoding GNAT family N-acetyltransferase, with amino-acid sequence MEIRKYSPDDESGWVRCRVLSFLNTAYFDNVLREKEKYLNPAIELVAIEDGIVVGLIDVEYETEERTVCSRGTGLGGMIWHIAVHPDYQRKGIGSQLLLQAVAAAKEIGLNRFEAWTRDDQWVRNWYVHSGFKQVDSYLHVYIEDNELEGALKSEIPKLKPIQSFAHYVGEDREKVMTKFKRVHECVCYEKQWKS; translated from the coding sequence ATGGAAATAAGAAAATACAGCCCTGATGATGAATCTGGATGGGTGCGGTGTAGAGTATTGTCGTTCTTAAATACAGCTTACTTCGATAATGTATTGAGAGAAAAAGAAAAGTATCTGAATCCTGCCATTGAATTGGTCGCAATAGAAGATGGTATCGTAGTCGGGTTAATCGATGTCGAATATGAAACGGAGGAAAGAACGGTTTGTTCTAGAGGAACGGGTCTTGGGGGGATGATTTGGCATATTGCTGTTCATCCAGATTATCAGCGGAAAGGAATTGGTTCTCAACTTTTACTCCAAGCAGTGGCAGCAGCCAAGGAAATAGGGCTTAATCGGTTTGAAGCTTGGACGAGGGACGACCAGTGGGTCAGAAACTGGTATGTTCACTCAGGATTTAAACAAGTGGATTCTTACTTGCATGTTTATATAGAAGATAATGAATTAGAAGGAGCATTGAAAAGTGAAATACCAAAGTTAAAACCTATTCAGTCCTTTGCACATTATGTCGGTGAAGATCGGGAAAAGGTAATGACTAAATTTAAAAGAGTACACGAATGTGTTTGTTATGAGAAGCAATGGAAGAGCTAA
- a CDS encoding GNAT family N-acetyltransferase translates to MLIGALLERTGVCAELFINYPTLYEALYDQINKKDLGIQEERMRFSPFTTVISHSTKQVLESAKRKMDRFKQVYLNEGLIINVIFDLNDPLTTSFTRGLDVKRILEIVSYPRDLIVPLKEYSPPEIMNRGFLVRRAESTDLVPLKNFVHKEYGDGWIKSLENGISKEKIPIYLAENDGEILGFACFDVVRNKKGLFGPMGTSISRRTQGIGHALLHYCLNEMKNNDYEYVIIGEAGPIEFYEKSCNAVIIPKPLIMKKFT, encoded by the coding sequence TTGTTAATTGGGGCTTTATTGGAAAGGACAGGGGTATGTGCAGAGTTGTTTATCAATTATCCTACACTCTATGAAGCGCTCTATGACCAAATTAATAAAAAGGATTTAGGTATTCAAGAAGAAAGGATGAGGTTTTCACCATTTACAACTGTTATCTCCCATTCAACGAAACAGGTTTTAGAGAGCGCAAAAAGAAAGATGGATCGCTTTAAACAGGTTTATTTAAATGAAGGGCTAATTATAAATGTAATATTTGACTTAAATGACCCCCTGACTACTTCATTTACAAGGGGATTAGATGTAAAACGAATATTGGAAATTGTATCTTATCCTAGAGATTTAATCGTCCCTTTAAAAGAATACTCACCGCCAGAAATAATGAATAGGGGATTCCTTGTAAGAAGGGCAGAAAGTACAGACTTGGTACCATTGAAAAACTTCGTACATAAAGAATATGGCGATGGGTGGATAAAATCTCTTGAAAACGGGATATCAAAAGAAAAAATACCGATTTATCTTGCAGAAAACGACGGTGAAATTCTTGGCTTTGCTTGCTTTGATGTAGTAAGGAACAAAAAAGGGTTATTCGGTCCTATGGGTACCTCTATTTCTAGAAGAACACAGGGAATCGGGCACGCACTTCTTCATTATTGCCTAAACGAAATGAAGAATAATGATTATGAATATGTGATTATTGGTGAAGCTGGTCCTATTGAATTCTATGAGAAGTCGTGCAATGCTGTTATAATTCCAAAACCTTTGATTATGAAGAAATTCACTTAA
- a CDS encoding TetR/AcrR family transcriptional regulator yields MDTKELIINTSITLFQQKGYLGVGLTEILKTCSISKGSLYHHFPNGKEELLIACLQSLNATITSDMEEIFHNHPSTQTATQAMIEKLARQFDRDGTITGYTFSSIVSEMGSLSEPVRNACALTFTKIQDIYSSKLESDGFSTETAESISLMLTASIEGGIMLCLTKKTSEPLTIISKSLPNLLKVF; encoded by the coding sequence ATGGATACAAAAGAATTGATCATTAATACCTCAATCACTCTTTTTCAACAAAAGGGATATTTAGGGGTAGGATTAACCGAAATTTTAAAAACCTGTTCCATTTCAAAAGGTTCATTGTATCACCATTTTCCAAATGGAAAAGAAGAATTACTCATCGCTTGTCTTCAATCATTAAATGCAACCATTACATCGGATATGGAAGAGATTTTCCATAATCATCCTTCTACCCAAACAGCTACCCAAGCTATGATTGAGAAATTAGCAAGGCAATTTGATCGTGATGGGACGATTACTGGTTATACATTTAGCAGCATCGTCAGTGAAATGGGCTCATTAAGTGAACCTGTTCGAAATGCCTGTGCACTTACCTTCACCAAGATTCAAGACATTTATTCAAGCAAGTTAGAATCAGATGGTTTTTCAACAGAAACAGCTGAGTCTATTTCTCTCATGTTAACCGCATCAATTGAAGGTGGAATTATGCTTTGTTTAACGAAAAAAACAAGTGAACCACTTACTATAATTTCTAAAAGTTTACCTAATTTGTTGAAGGTTTTCTAA
- a CDS encoding VOC family protein, protein MIIGLHHAQVTIPKGAEDEGKTFYCDILGLPEKEKPESLKGRGGFWLKVGDREVHIGTEEGFDRFQTKAHLAYQVEELSYWRKLLERNEIQIIEGVPIPGFERFEFRDPFGNRVEMIQQL, encoded by the coding sequence ATGATTATTGGATTACATCACGCGCAAGTAACCATTCCAAAAGGTGCTGAAGATGAGGGGAAAACCTTTTATTGCGACATTCTTGGTTTACCTGAGAAAGAAAAGCCAGAGTCACTAAAGGGGCGAGGTGGATTTTGGTTAAAAGTTGGAGATAGAGAAGTACATATCGGAACAGAAGAAGGCTTTGACCGTTTCCAAACAAAAGCTCATTTAGCTTATCAAGTTGAGGAGCTATCGTATTGGAGAAAGCTGTTAGAACGAAATGAAATTCAGATCATTGAGGGAGTACCGATACCAGGTTTTGAACGGTTTGAATTTAGAGATCCATTTGGAAACAGGGTAGAGATGATACAACAACTATAA
- a CDS encoding YfmQ family protein: MSTTAIVLTIIASIIKLLVSCLPTDAVNWILKKFDLHFEINHADTSLTMDGKSLEGEEKLQVINHFNEAKFLKKKHIFPGNEHLFLHPEGSETSFVFDTKQGKKAIRLHVFIYNDRIDVVKQYKKKLAAYSLFSDSLQKRSSIDLETII, from the coding sequence ATGTCAACAACAGCGATTGTTTTAACCATTATAGCTAGTATCATTAAACTACTAGTTTCCTGTCTTCCAACTGATGCAGTCAATTGGATTTTGAAGAAATTTGACCTTCATTTTGAAATTAATCATGCGGATACCAGCTTAACAATGGATGGGAAATCCTTGGAAGGTGAAGAAAAACTTCAAGTGATCAATCATTTTAACGAAGCGAAATTTCTAAAGAAAAAACATATATTTCCTGGAAATGAGCACTTATTTTTGCATCCAGAAGGTAGTGAAACTTCATTCGTCTTTGACACAAAACAAGGAAAAAAAGCGATTCGGTTACATGTCTTCATTTACAATGACCGCATCGATGTTGTTAAACAGTACAAAAAGAAATTAGCTGCATATAGCTTGTTTTCCGATAGCCTCCAAAAACGCTCCAGTATCGATTTAGAAACGATTATATAA
- a CDS encoding universal stress protein, giving the protein MANHYKSIVVAVDGSKEAEYAFRKSIDVAKRNKGSQLNLMNVIDTGSFSAYDPSMVEHAQQRSEAFLNDYKAQAEAEGLEQVRVILEYGSPKNIITKELSNSAEADLIICGATGLNAVERFLIGSVSEAIVRSAKCDVLVIRTPE; this is encoded by the coding sequence ATGGCAAATCATTATAAAAGTATTGTAGTAGCAGTAGACGGCTCAAAAGAAGCGGAATATGCATTTCGTAAATCAATCGATGTAGCTAAACGAAATAAAGGATCACAATTAAATCTAATGAACGTGATTGATACTGGATCTTTTTCCGCTTACGACCCATCCATGGTTGAACATGCACAACAGAGATCAGAGGCATTTTTAAATGATTATAAGGCACAAGCTGAGGCAGAGGGGCTTGAACAGGTAAGGGTCATTCTCGAATATGGTTCCCCAAAAAACATCATTACGAAAGAGCTTTCCAATAGTGCAGAGGCAGATTTAATTATCTGTGGAGCGACAGGTTTAAATGCTGTTGAACGATTCTTGATCGGTTCTGTATCCGAGGCAATCGTCCGTTCAGCTAAATGTGATGTTTTAGTGATCCGAACACCTGAGTAA
- a CDS encoding GNAT family N-acetyltransferase, with the protein MDNLQFRKFEKKDFGSYFQLVSNEMVMAQITERAIPLDEAKVNYQRIIDRNAEADMFGTYKIVENETFVGLGHLTSKTSGEAEIGYMILPEYWGKGYGTVIACHLIKLATLTNTRIVKAIIDPRNSASRKILLNQGFSSEKVCEMDGLPAEIFHKAL; encoded by the coding sequence ATGGATAACTTGCAGTTTAGAAAATTTGAAAAAAAAGACTTTGGTTCTTACTTTCAATTAGTTTCTAATGAAATGGTGATGGCTCAGATTACAGAACGCGCTATCCCTTTAGATGAGGCGAAAGTTAATTATCAGAGAATCATAGACCGAAACGCTGAAGCCGACATGTTTGGTACATACAAAATAGTAGAAAATGAAACATTTGTTGGACTTGGGCATTTAACAAGTAAAACCAGCGGTGAAGCTGAAATTGGTTATATGATTCTGCCCGAATATTGGGGGAAGGGATATGGGACTGTGATTGCCTGTCATTTAATTAAGTTAGCCACTTTAACAAATACTCGGATAGTGAAAGCAATCATTGATCCTAGGAATAGTGCGTCTAGAAAAATCTTATTGAACCAAGGGTTTTCATCTGAAAAGGTTTGTGAAATGGACGGGTTACCAGCTGAAATATTTCACAAAGCATTGTAA